Proteins encoded in a region of the Paenibacillus sp. W2I17 genome:
- a CDS encoding transposase, translating into MRKVTENTDELLCMEFSKSTVSDLCLQLDPLAGAWNNRPLVDSRFLFL; encoded by the coding sequence ATTCGCAAAGTTACTGAAAATACCGACGAACTTCTGTGCATGGAGTTTTCCAAGTCTACGGTGTCAGACCTCTGCTTACAATTAGACCCCCTGGCAGGGGCATGGAATAACCGGCCTTTAGTCGACAGCCGATTCCTGTTCTTGTGA